One Danio aesculapii chromosome 11, fDanAes4.1, whole genome shotgun sequence genomic region harbors:
- the tbce gene encoding tubulin-specific chaperone E yields MMLEEAVGRRVCCDGERGTVRYVGPVPPTAGVWLGVEWDHPERGKHDGSHDGVQYFTCRHPTGGSFVRPQKASFGVDYVTALKQRYEVEIEEVTAEEMKISSKTVVMVGFEKVKKKQSVENLTEVGLRRCEVSAPGPENEIRNTTPFVQSLDLSGNLLSSWEVLAAITEQLKSLQELHLSHNRLSISSDPGALSSAFSRLRVLSINSCALTWTQVLHCAPMWQQVEELYLADNNITQLLKPEHVLQALTVLDLSNNRIAPETVLEISHLPRLERLNLSSTTLSEIEFSDVPGGKKTTFFLALKELLLDDNNISEWRVVNELEKLPSLVYLSCRRNPLLHKEKNLETARQIMIARLGQLELLDMRQILSDERRGAELDYCKMFGSAWLRAGGHGEAEKNHPNTDFMTEHPRYLTLIQKYGAPDEGELREQKPFALKNQLLTITFLCPEDLERKPIEKKLPGSMIVQKVKGLLHRLLKLPGVELKLTYTCAKMADREIEIDNDLKPLQFYSVEDGDKILVRWS; encoded by the exons ATGATGTTGGAGGAGGCTGTGGGCAGACGTGTGTGTTGTGATGGAGAAAGGGGAACCGTCCGCTATGTCGGTCCAGTTCCTCCTACTGCAG GTGTGTGGTTGGGAGTGGAGTGGGATCATCCAGAGAGAGGAAAGCATGATGGCAGTCATGACGGAGTGCAATATTTCACCTGCAG GCACCCAACAGGCGGCTCTTTTGTGAGGCCCCAAAAGGCCAGTTTTGGTGTGGATTATGTGACGGCTCTGAAGCAGCGCTATGAGGTGGAGATAGAGGAGGTGACGGCAGAAGAGATGAAGATCTCCAGCAAAACTGTAGTCATGGTCGGCTTTGAGAAAGTCAAGAAGAAACAGAG TGTGGAGAACCTGACAGAAGTCGGTCTGAGGagatgtgaagtttcagctccagGCCCAGAGAACGAGATCAGAAACACAACACCAT TCGTTCAGTCTCTGGATCTTTCTGGAAACCTGCTGAGCTCATGGGAAGTGCTGGCAGCCATTACGGAGCAGCTGAAGTCACTGCAGGAGCTGCATCTCAG TCACAACAGGTTGAGCATCTCCAGCGACCCAGGCGCTTTAAGCTCCGCCTTCTCCCGTCTGAGGGTCCTGTCAATCAACAGCTGCGCGCTCACCTGGACTCAG GTTCTTCATTGCGCCCCCATGTGGCAGCAGGTAGAGGAACTTTATCTGGCTGACAACAACATCACACAATTACTGAA ACCAGAACATGTGCTACAGGCGTTAACAGTTCTGGATCTGTCCAATAACCGAATAGCCCCGGAGACGGTACTGGAAATCTCACATTTACCCCG GTTGGAGAGGTTGAATCTGTCAAGCACCACTTTATCAGAAATTGAGTTCAGTGATGTTCCAGGAG GCAAGAAGACAACCTTTTTTCTTGCCTTGAAGGAACTTTTACTAGATGACAACAACATATCAGAG TGGCGTGTGGTAAATGAGCTGGAGAAGCTGCCATCTCTGGTTTATTTATCCTGCAGGAGGAACCCACTGCTGCACAAAGAGAAAAACCTGGAGACGGCGCGACAAATAATGATCGCACGACTGGGTCAACTAGAGCTGCTCGACATGAGACAG ATTTTGTCAGATGAGCGGAGGGGTGCGGAACTGGATTACTGTAAGATGTTTGGATCTGCATGGCTGCGGGCTGGAGGTCATGGTGAAGCAGAGAAAAACCACCCGAACACAGACTTCATGACTGAACACCCGCGATATCTCACGCTCATCCAGA aGTATGGTGCTCCAGACGAGGGCGAGCTAAGAGAACAGAAACCATTTGCTCTAAAAAATCAACTATTAA ccataACGTTTCTTTGTCCAGAGGATTTGGAGAGGAAGCCTATTGAAAAGAAGCTGCCag gGTCGATGATCGTTCAGAAGGTGAAGGGGCTTTTACACCGGCTGCTCAAATTACCAGGAGTCGAGTTGAAACTCACCTACACCTGCGCGAAG ATGGCCGATAGAGAAATTGAGATTGACAACGATCTGAAGCCGCTTCAGTTTTACTCGGTGGAGGATGGCGACAAAATCCTGGTGCGCTGGTCCTGA